The Sulfurospirillum halorespirans DSM 13726 genome has a window encoding:
- a CDS encoding flagellar biosynthesis anti-sigma factor FlgM, translating into MISTVQSSNVAYVQQNSLKEDASKGVSKTEKSEGVDKVSALKAGIENGTYKFDLAKTAQAVAEELL; encoded by the coding sequence ATGATTTCAACGGTTCAATCGTCCAATGTGGCGTACGTACAACAAAACAGTCTTAAAGAGGATGCCTCAAAAGGTGTCTCAAAAACAGAAAAAAGTGAAGGGGTAGACAAAGTCTCCGCGCTTAAAGCTGGCATCGAAAATGGAACGTATAAATTCGATCTAGCAAAAACGGCTCAAGCAGTCGCGGAAGAGTTGCTCTAA
- a CDS encoding thiamine phosphate synthase translates to MIKRYLITDPSFYTSNPAKVVQKLLHVKAKYQPDYICLRDKQTSDYTSLAKAVSKASLQDDRTKLYLHTDFKLAHDLGCDGVHLPSNALHVIENAKALGLEVIASTHTLKEIEEAEKRGADAITFSPIFATPNKGEPLGLEKLKEINDRIRVKCFALGGIINADQVKACEAVGVHGFASIRFFLD, encoded by the coding sequence ATGATCAAACGCTATCTCATCACTGATCCCTCTTTTTATACTTCCAACCCAGCAAAAGTCGTTCAAAAACTTTTACATGTAAAGGCAAAGTATCAACCTGATTACATCTGTTTACGCGATAAACAGACCTCAGATTACACCTCGCTCGCCAAAGCCGTTTCAAAGGCTTCCCTTCAAGATGACCGAACTAAACTCTATTTGCATACCGATTTTAAACTCGCACATGACCTTGGCTGTGATGGTGTGCATCTGCCTTCCAATGCTTTACATGTAATAGAAAATGCCAAAGCATTAGGTTTGGAAGTCATCGCAAGCACACATACCCTCAAAGAGATAGAAGAGGCTGAAAAAAGAGGCGCAGATGCGATCACCTTTAGTCCCATTTTTGCAACGCCCAACAAGGGCGAACCGCTTGGTTTAGAGAAGTTAAAAGAAATAAATGATAGAATCCGCGTTAAATGTTTCGCGCTTGGTGGCATCATCAACGCTGATCAGGTGAAAGCTTGTGAAGCGGTTGGAGTGCATGGTTTTGCCTCAATTCGCTTTTTTTTAGATTAA
- the flgK gene encoding flagellar hook-associated protein FlgK, with protein MMGLFSTLNTGTSALNAAQVAVSITSQNIANVDNTSYSRQRVNLSASTAVSSGGVSVGTGVTVTSVTRVHDEYTYMELRNAATDVAYDSYKTQVLEEVAQYFPDLDESGIATDLEEYFSAWNDLASNATEGSQKIALVQSASTMASEIQSTRETLRDLQDSVNDQLKTAVEEINSLAEQIADINKQISAVESEEGNYANDLRDARDELELTLANLVDISVSKGDISSYTSSVSSDLSTSEGTEYSLTVSGFTIIDGTTYHPLTISNTSNESGYYSISYETQDGTDYDLTEKISGGEVGAMLDLRGRVLDGESGYPTDGSIQDYIDELDTFSQTLITATNNIYAQSAQSSMQSPVLDIEGDTSLKNAYDNIESGTFDVIVYGSDGEEIARKTISISNTTTMTDDTFSESIVSQINAESDDNADNNSLNDVDDYFTAIFMEDGTFSLSPTSTNSTYTIAIEDSGTNFPGAIGVSQFLTGSDASDISVATEYQKDPSSMQGFAAPISGDNTVANAMVQLQYDTLSFYNSNGTVSSETLEGYYSALTTNIATDASAASASLSTNETLYNTVYTEYQSISGVNEDEELTNLIMYQASYTAASKIITTIDEMLETLLGIKS; from the coding sequence ATGATGGGACTTTTTAGCACACTCAACACAGGAACATCTGCCCTAAATGCCGCTCAAGTTGCTGTTTCCATTACCAGTCAAAATATTGCAAATGTGGATAACACATCCTACAGTAGACAACGTGTTAATCTGTCAGCAAGCACTGCTGTCAGTTCAGGTGGTGTCAGTGTTGGTACTGGTGTTACGGTTACTTCTGTTACACGTGTGCATGATGAATATACTTATATGGAACTGAGAAATGCAGCAACTGATGTTGCTTATGATTCGTATAAAACACAAGTATTGGAAGAAGTAGCTCAGTATTTTCCAGACTTGGATGAATCTGGTATTGCAACGGATCTTGAAGAGTATTTCTCTGCTTGGAATGATTTGGCTTCTAATGCAACGGAAGGCTCACAAAAAATTGCTTTGGTTCAATCAGCTTCAACCATGGCAAGTGAGATTCAATCCACGAGAGAAACGTTACGTGATCTTCAAGACTCAGTGAATGATCAGCTGAAAACAGCGGTGGAAGAGATTAACAGTTTAGCAGAACAAATTGCAGATATCAATAAACAAATTAGTGCCGTAGAATCAGAAGAAGGCAATTATGCCAATGACTTAAGAGATGCGCGTGATGAGCTTGAACTTACTTTGGCAAATTTAGTGGATATCTCTGTTTCCAAAGGTGATATAAGTAGTTACACTTCTTCCGTATCATCAGATTTAAGTACTTCTGAGGGGACAGAGTATAGCCTTACTGTTTCAGGATTTACAATTATTGATGGTACGACATACCATCCCTTAACCATTAGCAATACTTCAAATGAGAGCGGTTATTATTCTATTTCCTATGAAACGCAGGATGGTACGGATTATGATTTAACGGAAAAAATTTCTGGTGGAGAAGTGGGGGCGATGCTTGATCTTCGTGGTCGAGTTCTTGATGGTGAGAGCGGGTACCCAACCGATGGCTCAATTCAAGATTATATCGATGAATTAGATACGTTTTCACAAACACTCATTACCGCAACAAACAATATTTATGCACAAAGTGCACAATCGAGTATGCAATCTCCTGTTTTAGATATTGAGGGTGATACTTCATTAAAAAACGCATATGACAACATTGAATCAGGTACCTTTGACGTTATAGTTTACGGTAGTGACGGTGAAGAGATTGCCCGTAAAACAATTTCAATTAGCAACACTACGACAATGACAGATGATACTTTTTCAGAGAGTATTGTTTCTCAAATTAATGCAGAATCTGATGATAATGCAGATAATAATTCATTAAATGATGTGGATGACTATTTTACGGCTATTTTTATGGAAGATGGTACTTTCTCACTTTCTCCAACAAGTACGAACAGTACGTATACAATTGCTATTGAAGATAGTGGTACCAATTTTCCTGGCGCCATTGGTGTCAGTCAGTTCCTCACAGGAAGTGATGCGTCCGATATTAGTGTAGCGACTGAATATCAAAAAGATCCTTCTTCTATGCAAGGCTTTGCTGCACCCATCTCGGGTGATAATACGGTTGCGAATGCTATGGTGCAGTTGCAATACGATACATTGAGTTTTTATAATTCCAATGGAACTGTCTCCAGTGAAACACTTGAAGGCTATTACAGTGCTTTAACGACCAATATTGCTACCGATGCTTCAGCTGCTTCAGCTAGTCTTTCAACCAATGAAACATTGTATAACACCGTCTATACGGAATACCAATCGATTAGTGGTGTGAATGAAGATGAGGAACTAACAAATTTGATCATGTATCAAGCTTCTTATACCGCGGCTTCTAAAATTATTACAACGATTGATGAGATGTTAGAGACCCTTTTAGGCATAAAATCCTAG
- a CDS encoding 2-hydroxymuconate tautomerase family protein, with amino-acid sequence MPYVNIKITKEGATKEQKAELIEGVTNLLVNVLGKNPATTVVTIDEVDMDNWGIGGQQVSELRKKPKP; translated from the coding sequence ATGCCTTATGTCAATATCAAAATCACCAAAGAGGGTGCAACAAAAGAGCAAAAAGCTGAGCTTATTGAGGGTGTAACAAACCTCTTAGTGAACGTTTTGGGTAAAAATCCAGCCACAACGGTTGTTACGATCGACGAAGTGGATATGGATAATTGGGGTATAGGTGGGCAACAGGTCAGCGAACTTCGCAAAAAGCCGAAGCCTTAA
- a CDS encoding SulP family inorganic anion transporter, with amino-acid sequence MNVKYWLPRSFTVLREGYSVTKLSSDIVAGSTVAIIALPLAMAFAIASGVSPEKGLFTAVVAGLIISLFGGSRYQIGGPTGAFVVVLYAVILKHGYDGLVIATFMAGIMLFLMGVFKLGNIIKYIPYPVTVGFTTGIALIIFSSQIKDFFGLPIAKMPAEFVDQWKLYSTELLHVNYYAMAIGVVSMILLLKLRHRFPHIPAPIIVIILSALAVYLFKLPVETIGSKFGALPSTLPYPSMPAFSLEKVRVVFPDAMTIALLGAIESLLSCVVADGMTGDRHHSNKELMAQGVANIASVLFGGIAATGAIARTATNIKAGAYSPVSGVIHALMLLVFMFLFSKLIVLIPLATLAAILIVVAWNMSEFHHFKAIALKSERNDMVVLLMTFFLTVLIDLNTGVQTGIMLAGLLFIKRMIDVTGIVDTKNTIGMPLDEDDEPMEMDDANAISKKIVPKDVEVYEIDGPFFFGVADRLKNVLGEVSSPPKVFILRMRHVPMIDATGLHALEEFFDLCQSNGTILVLSGVNEHIKLKIRRLGFEKKIGLENITDNIDMALSRAHRLLMKE; translated from the coding sequence ATGAATGTGAAGTATTGGCTTCCTAGGAGTTTTACGGTTTTGAGGGAGGGCTACTCTGTTACAAAACTATCGTCTGATATTGTAGCAGGCTCTACGGTTGCGATTATCGCCTTACCTTTAGCAATGGCATTTGCCATAGCCAGTGGTGTTAGTCCTGAAAAAGGGCTCTTTACAGCGGTTGTCGCTGGACTTATTATCTCTCTCTTTGGTGGGAGTAGGTATCAGATTGGAGGTCCTACAGGGGCTTTTGTTGTGGTACTCTATGCGGTTATTTTAAAACATGGATACGATGGCTTAGTCATTGCCACATTTATGGCAGGTATCATGCTCTTTTTGATGGGTGTTTTTAAGCTTGGTAACATCATCAAGTACATTCCTTATCCTGTTACGGTGGGTTTTACAACCGGTATCGCACTCATTATTTTCTCTTCGCAGATCAAAGATTTTTTTGGGCTTCCTATTGCCAAAATGCCAGCAGAGTTTGTCGATCAGTGGAAACTTTACTCGACAGAGCTTTTACATGTAAACTATTATGCTATGGCTATTGGTGTGGTGAGTATGATCCTTTTGCTTAAATTGCGCCACCGTTTTCCGCATATTCCTGCACCCATTATTGTCATTATTCTCTCCGCCCTTGCGGTTTATCTTTTTAAACTGCCTGTGGAAACGATTGGTTCAAAATTTGGAGCACTTCCTTCAACTTTGCCATACCCTTCCATGCCTGCGTTTTCATTGGAAAAAGTACGGGTTGTGTTTCCTGATGCGATGACGATTGCCCTTTTGGGAGCTATCGAATCCTTGCTTTCTTGTGTTGTAGCCGATGGTATGACGGGAGATCGTCACCACTCGAATAAAGAGCTTATGGCACAAGGTGTAGCCAATATCGCTTCCGTTCTTTTTGGAGGTATCGCCGCCACTGGTGCGATTGCACGAACGGCTACGAACATTAAAGCGGGTGCTTACAGTCCTGTTTCGGGTGTCATTCATGCCCTCATGTTGCTTGTGTTTATGTTTTTATTTTCAAAACTCATTGTGCTGATTCCCTTAGCGACGCTGGCAGCTATCTTGATCGTTGTGGCATGGAATATGAGTGAGTTTCACCACTTTAAAGCCATTGCCCTTAAGTCTGAGCGCAACGATATGGTCGTGCTTTTAATGACGTTTTTCTTAACCGTCTTGATTGATCTCAACACCGGTGTTCAAACAGGCATTATGCTTGCAGGTCTGCTGTTTATCAAACGTATGATTGACGTGACAGGCATTGTGGATACGAAAAATACGATTGGCATGCCTTTAGATGAAGACGATGAGCCCATGGAAATGGATGATGCGAATGCCATTTCTAAGAAAATTGTTCCAAAAGATGTGGAAGTGTATGAGATCGATGGACCATTCTTTTTTGGTGTTGCCGATCGGCTTAAAAATGTCCTTGGGGAAGTGAGCAGTCCTCCCAAAGTCTTTATACTGCGTATGCGTCATGTTCCTATGATCGATGCAACAGGACTTCATGCCTTAGAGGAGTTTTTTGATCTTTGCCAAAGCAACGGAACGATTCTTGTACTTTCAGGGGTCAATGAGCACATCAAGCTTAAAATTCGCCGTCTTGGTTTTGAGAAAAAAATAGGGTTAGAAAACATTACCGACAATATCGATATGGCACTTTCGCGTGCCCATCGACTTTTAATGAAGGAGTAA
- a CDS encoding flagellar basal body P-ring protein FlgI: MKIVKLSFVLISALSTLYAQRLGDIANVIGVRENQLIGYGLVVGLNGTGDGSSSEFTLRSLSNLLQTVNVKIDPADIKSKNIAAVVVTAKLPAFARQGDKVDVSVSSIGDAKSLQGGNLLLTPLKGVDGKIYSLAQGSLTIGGMNGKEKGQLNHPASANIFSGALVEREIENNLHDQEFVDLSLKEANFNTAVSVQNELNAKFGRKIAVATDSRTIRLMKPDGHSTVEFLAKTLDVDVRYEKEEKIVIDERTGTIVSGVNVRVDPVVVTHGDITIKIEAEDVLADERNVDIGGNVKIAGSENRIKIKQESMTVANIARALNKLGARPKDIISILENIKRAGAITAPLEII; encoded by the coding sequence ATGAAGATTGTTAAACTCTCTTTCGTACTGATTTCAGCACTCAGCACACTGTATGCTCAAAGACTTGGCGATATTGCCAATGTCATTGGTGTGAGGGAAAACCAACTCATCGGGTATGGTCTTGTCGTTGGACTTAACGGCACAGGAGATGGCTCATCGTCTGAATTTACGCTACGATCACTCTCAAATCTTTTGCAAACCGTCAACGTTAAAATTGACCCTGCGGATATTAAATCTAAAAATATTGCCGCGGTTGTGGTGACTGCAAAACTTCCAGCCTTTGCAAGGCAGGGTGACAAAGTCGATGTCTCTGTCTCTTCCATTGGCGATGCAAAGTCCTTACAAGGTGGAAATCTGCTTTTAACACCGCTCAAAGGTGTGGATGGAAAAATCTACTCTTTAGCACAAGGTTCACTTACCATTGGTGGTATGAACGGTAAAGAAAAAGGGCAACTCAATCACCCCGCTTCAGCGAACATCTTTAGTGGCGCTTTGGTCGAGCGCGAAATTGAAAATAACCTCCATGACCAAGAATTTGTGGATCTCTCTTTAAAAGAAGCCAATTTTAATACAGCCGTTTCCGTGCAAAATGAACTTAACGCCAAATTTGGTCGAAAAATTGCCGTTGCAACCGATTCACGAACCATTCGTTTGATGAAACCTGATGGTCATTCGACCGTTGAGTTTTTAGCAAAAACACTAGATGTCGATGTCAGGTACGAAAAAGAAGAAAAAATTGTTATCGATGAGCGTACGGGGACGATTGTTTCAGGTGTCAATGTCAGGGTTGATCCTGTTGTGGTCACCCATGGAGACATTACGATCAAAATTGAAGCCGAAGATGTGTTAGCAGATGAGCGAAATGTGGATATTGGCGGTAATGTTAAGATCGCTGGATCGGAAAATCGCATTAAAATCAAACAAGAGAGTATGACGGTTGCGAACATTGCACGTGCACTCAATAAATTAGGAGCTAGGCCTAAAGATATTATCTCTATTTTAGAAAATATCAAGCGCGCAGGCGCCATTACCGCTCCGTTGGAGATCATCTAA
- a CDS encoding rod-binding protein: MQTDSSVALLNANYNPTPTSVDNTEQNDALLKEQTDKFEAFFLKQILDIALSSDEEGGLYEKDAGDKIYKSMYNDTMSNALSGNLGLSEMLFSYLKEER, translated from the coding sequence ATGCAAACTGATAGCAGTGTAGCTCTTTTAAATGCGAATTATAATCCAACGCCAACATCCGTAGATAATACGGAGCAAAATGATGCGTTGCTGAAAGAGCAAACCGATAAATTTGAAGCATTTTTCTTAAAACAGATTCTTGATATTGCGCTTAGTAGTGACGAAGAGGGTGGGCTTTATGAGAAAGATGCGGGTGATAAAATTTATAAATCGATGTATAACGATACGATGAGTAATGCTTTGAGTGGTAATTTGGGTTTGAGTGAAATGTTATTTAGCTATTTAAAAGAGGAACGTTAA
- a CDS encoding ABC transporter permease: MKRFPFLSTTLLVLIFFFCFTFPSFYAGSAYELSPTAILLPPSFEHLLGTDRLGRDLLARLMVGGQVSLLIGILSALISSIVGLMIGISAGFFQKSVDKLIIVVIDLFLTFPTFFLLLALISYMNASVWVLVFIISITGWMGMARMIRSESFAISNAPFIKILKLSNVNTFKIIFKYFAPLLAPIFFISFTFGVSGAILAESGLSFLGIGITPPQMSWGVIISEGKEVIDIAWWLSFFPGFLIFLVTFSLINLSDYLQSKSNEKDVLNDL; the protein is encoded by the coding sequence GTGAAACGATTTCCGTTTTTGAGCACCACTCTTTTGGTGCTCATCTTTTTCTTTTGCTTTACCTTCCCCTCTTTTTATGCAGGTTCTGCGTATGAACTAAGCCCCACTGCTATTTTATTACCTCCCAGTTTTGAGCATCTTTTAGGTACCGATAGGCTAGGGCGTGATCTTTTGGCTCGTTTGATGGTGGGTGGTCAAGTCTCTTTGCTGATCGGCATTTTAAGTGCACTGATTTCGAGTATTGTAGGGCTTATGATTGGTATTAGCGCAGGGTTTTTTCAAAAAAGTGTTGATAAACTCATTATCGTTGTGATCGATCTTTTCTTAACCTTTCCTACCTTTTTTCTTCTTTTAGCGTTGATTAGTTATATGAATGCTTCGGTGTGGGTGCTCGTTTTTATTATCTCCATCACTGGTTGGATGGGAATGGCGAGAATGATACGAAGTGAGAGCTTCGCTATCTCTAACGCTCCCTTTATTAAAATTCTTAAACTCTCCAATGTCAATACTTTCAAAATTATCTTTAAATACTTTGCTCCCTTGCTTGCTCCTATCTTTTTTATCAGCTTTACATTTGGGGTGAGTGGGGCGATTTTAGCAGAAAGTGGGCTGAGCTTTTTAGGTATTGGGATTACGCCTCCGCAGATGAGTTGGGGTGTGATTATCAGTGAAGGCAAGGAAGTGATCGATATTGCATGGTGGCTGAGCTTTTTCCCAGGTTTTCTTATCTTTCTCGTCACCTTTTCCTTGATTAATCTCTCTGATTATCTTCAATCTAAAAGTAACGAAAAAGATGTCTTAAATGACCTTTGA
- a CDS encoding flagellar protein FlaG encodes MDIFSATSKHVETATTPTVASETPTRQVEEIQVAEKVTEESQNQSQSETAQVLSQTVKELNEQMYLLDTNISFGFNDEINKMYVTVIENSTGEMIRKIPTEEAMALSAKMKEIVGMIFDKKG; translated from the coding sequence ATGGACATATTTAGCGCAACCAGCAAGCACGTTGAAACTGCAACCACTCCTACGGTAGCAAGCGAGACACCAACAAGACAAGTAGAAGAGATTCAAGTAGCAGAAAAAGTAACCGAAGAAAGTCAAAATCAAAGTCAAAGTGAAACAGCGCAAGTTCTAAGCCAAACCGTAAAGGAACTTAATGAACAAATGTATCTTTTAGATACCAATATCTCTTTTGGCTTCAACGATGAAATCAATAAAATGTACGTTACTGTAATCGAAAATAGCACAGGCGAGATGATTCGCAAGATTCCAACAGAAGAAGCCATGGCTCTCTCTGCTAAAATGAAAGAGATTGTTGGAATGATATTTGACAAAAAAGGATAA
- a CDS encoding F0F1 ATP synthase subunit A: MGEMFTFLGLINHSHDFIFVSHIVLVGVISFVLAKLATSKMQLVPSGVQNVMEAYLESVVSMGKDVIGEELARKYLPLVATLGLMVFIANVIGIIPGFEAPSSNPNMTLALALMVFIYYNFEGIRVNGVVHYFAHFMGPLKVLAPLMFPIEIVSHLSRIVSLSFRLFGNIKGDDLFLAVVLMLAPWVAPLPAYALLTFSACLQTFIFMILTYVYLAGAVLISEEH; the protein is encoded by the coding sequence ATGGGCGAAATGTTTACATTTTTAGGTCTTATTAACCACTCCCATGACTTCATCTTTGTATCACACATTGTTTTAGTCGGTGTTATCAGTTTTGTCTTGGCAAAACTTGCAACGTCTAAAATGCAATTGGTACCAAGTGGTGTTCAAAATGTCATGGAAGCGTATCTTGAGAGTGTCGTCTCAATGGGTAAAGATGTCATTGGTGAAGAGTTGGCACGTAAATATCTACCACTGGTTGCAACACTTGGGTTGATGGTGTTTATTGCAAACGTTATCGGTATTATTCCTGGGTTTGAAGCTCCTTCAAGCAACCCAAACATGACATTGGCACTGGCATTGATGGTATTTATCTATTATAACTTTGAAGGTATCCGTGTCAACGGTGTTGTGCATTATTTTGCGCACTTTATGGGACCATTGAAAGTTTTAGCGCCTCTTATGTTCCCAATCGAGATCGTTTCACATCTTTCTCGTATCGTCTCTTTGTCTTTCCGACTTTTCGGTAACATTAAAGGTGATGATCTGTTCTTAGCCGTTGTCTTGATGCTGGCTCCTTGGGTAGCACCACTTCCTGCGTATGCGCTTTTAACATTCTCTGCATGTTTGCAGACGTTTATTTTTATGATCTTAACATACGTTTATCTAGCAGGTGCTGTTTTAATTAGCGAAGAGCACTAA
- the rsmD gene encoding 16S rRNA (guanine(966)-N(2))-methyltransferase RsmD: MAIKPLSSTISAGKYKGKKILLPSLESTRSTKAILKGSLFDSLQYDIVDELFVEVFGGSGSMGLEALSRGAKHAYFIEKDKAAFQTLKSNCKAIDEEHTTPLEGDSFILFPTLLGKLTCKAYFYFDPPFSIREGMEDVYENVMGLIASIPREMAHWIVIEHMSTLVLPEAIGSYTLTKRKKFGNSSLSFYM, translated from the coding sequence ATGGCAATTAAGCCCCTTTCTTCAACCATTAGTGCAGGCAAATACAAAGGAAAAAAGATTCTTCTTCCCTCTTTGGAGAGCACGCGAAGCACCAAAGCCATTTTAAAAGGTTCTCTGTTTGACAGCCTTCAATACGACATCGTCGATGAGCTTTTTGTTGAAGTGTTTGGTGGCAGTGGTTCGATGGGGCTTGAGGCACTCAGTCGTGGCGCTAAACACGCCTATTTCATTGAAAAAGACAAAGCAGCGTTTCAAACACTGAAAAGTAACTGTAAAGCAATCGATGAAGAACACACAACGCCTCTTGAGGGTGACAGTTTTATTCTTTTTCCTACACTGCTAGGAAAGCTTACATGTAAAGCGTATTTCTATTTCGATCCACCTTTTTCCATTCGTGAGGGGATGGAAGATGTGTACGAAAACGTGATGGGTTTAATCGCCTCAATTCCCCGTGAAATGGCACATTGGATCGTGATTGAACATATGAGCACCCTTGTCCTTCCAGAAGCCATTGGTTCGTATACGTTAACCAAGCGTAAAAAATTCGGAAACAGTTCGCTCTCCTTTTACATGTAA
- a CDS encoding TIGR02757 family protein, with product MTFEAIAKLLNEEATKRNHAEEISLNRPDPLLIASRHNDEFIALICALFAYGNVPAIIQFLESLDFSLLDADESMIEQALAHHYYRFQNAKDIQALFTTLGRVKHDVGSFESVFLPAYQKKSNVMDGLRALIALLYDINPYRSRGYQFLLGTIPPITPVSPYKRWHMYLRWMVRKDHLDLGLWSGVDTKDLLVPLDTHTFALGKKLGLIQRKSYDFKAVLELSRALQKIDPSDPVKYDFALYRLGQEKILL from the coding sequence ATGACCTTTGAAGCTATTGCAAAACTTTTAAATGAAGAGGCAACTAAACGTAACCATGCAGAAGAGATCAGTTTAAATCGTCCTGATCCTTTACTGATTGCTTCACGGCATAACGATGAATTTATCGCCCTTATTTGTGCTCTGTTTGCCTATGGTAATGTTCCTGCTATCATTCAATTTTTAGAGAGCTTGGATTTTTCACTCTTGGATGCGGATGAAAGCATGATTGAGCAGGCATTAGCGCATCACTATTACCGTTTTCAAAATGCCAAAGACATTCAAGCGCTTTTTACAACGCTTGGACGTGTTAAACACGACGTTGGCTCATTCGAGTCAGTTTTTCTCCCTGCGTATCAAAAAAAATCAAATGTGATGGATGGTTTACGCGCATTGATTGCGTTGTTGTACGATATTAATCCTTATCGCTCACGCGGCTATCAGTTTTTATTGGGTACAATACCTCCCATAACCCCAGTATCGCCTTATAAACGATGGCATATGTATCTTAGATGGATGGTGCGTAAAGATCATCTCGATCTTGGACTTTGGAGCGGTGTTGATACCAAAGATTTGCTCGTTCCACTGGATACACACACCTTTGCATTGGGGAAAAAATTGGGCTTGATTCAGCGAAAATCGTATGATTTTAAGGCTGTCTTAGAGTTGAGTCGCGCACTCCAAAAGATTGATCCGAGTGATCCTGTCAAATATGATTTTGCACTCTATCGCTTAGGACAAGAGAAAATTCTTCTTTAA